GCTAACCTCGGACAATACCAAGAAGCGATCGCCCTATATGAGCAACGGTTGGTGATTGCCCGCGAGATTGGCGATCGGCGCGGCGAAGGTGCTGCCCTGGGTAATTTGGGAAATGCTTACCGTAACGTCGGACAATACCAAGAGGCGATCGCGCTCTATGAGCAACAGTTGGTCATTACCCGCGAGATTGGCGATCGGCAAGGTGAGGGCAGTGCCCTGGGTAATTTGGGCGTAGCTTACAACAGTTTGGGACAGCCGGAGCAAGCGCTAGAACAGCAGCAGCAGGCGCTCATCGTGGCTCAGGACATTGGCGATCGATCCAGTGAAGGACTGTGGCTCAGCAACATGGGGGCACTGCTGGCAGACCAAGACCAACCGGAACTCGCCATCGTCTTCTACAAACAATCCGTCAATGTGCGCGAATCCATTCGCGACGACATCCAAGGCTTATCTCAAGAGCAACAACAATCGTTCACCGAGACCATCGCCAGTTCCTACCGCCGCCTCGCCGATTTGCTCCTCGCACAAAACCGCATTTTGGAAGCCCAAGAAGTCCTCGACCTACTGAAACTACAAGAACTGCAAGACTACGAACTACAAGACGTACGCGGCACCGCCGACACCCGCCTCGGACTCGACCTGTGGGACGCTGAACAAGCCATCCTCGATCGCTTCTTTACTCAACTGTCCATCGATCCCCAATTCGACTTCAACACCTTCATTACCAGCCCCGACATTGTTGCCAATGTCCAACAACTGCAACAAAACGCCCGTGGACAAAACCTCAACCCTGCCCAACTCGTCCGCCTGCAAGATAACCTGCAACAAGCCGGAAACGCCGCCCTGCTCTATCCCCTCATCCTCGACGATCGCCTCGAACTCGTCCTCGTCACCCCCGATGGACTGATCAACGAAACCGTCCCTGTTGATCGCCTTACCCTAAATGCTGCCATTGTGGGCTTCCGCCAAGACATCACCGATCGCTTCAGCGACCCCCGCGCCAACGCCCAGCAGTTGTATGAATGGCTGATGCAGCCCATCGTTGATGACCTAGACGCCGCTGGTGTCGATACCATTCTCTATGCTGCCGACGGCGCACTGCGCTACATCCCGATCGCCGCCCTGCACGATGGCAACCAATGGCTGACCGAACGGTTCACCATCAACCACATCACCGCCGCGTCCCTCACCGACTTTACCCAACAGAGCGCAAACGACCTGAATATCCTTGCCGGAGCCTTTCCCGAACAAGATGTCTATGTGGATCTGGGTACCGAACAGGTCTGGTTTAGTGGTTTACCCTTCGCCCAAGAGGAAGTCCAAAACCTGGTGAGTTTAGTTCCGCAAACCACCGCCTTTTTTGATCAAGACTTTAATCGCAGCGCCATTGAAACGCGCCTGAATGACAACTACACCATCATTCACCTGGCCACCCACGCCGAATTTCGTTCTGGACATCCCACCGACTCGTTTATCTTACTCGGCGATGGCGATCGCCTCACCGTTGCTGACCTCAACCGCTGGCAGCTTCCAGACGTTGATTTAGTCGTCCTCAGCGCCTGCAAAACCGCCGTCAGCAGCGAACTGGGAGACGGAGCAGAAATTCTAGGATTTGGCTATCAAATGCAGCAAACTGGAGCCGATGCGGCAATCGCGTCCCTCTGGTACGTCAGCGACGGTGGCACCCAAGCCTTAATGGATGCATTCTATACAGTACTGGCAAATGGCTTGAGTGAAAGCGAAGCACTACGGCGATCGCAGCAGGCATTGATCACCAGTGATGAATCGGTGTTAGCGGGCGATCGAGGGAATCCCGCTACCATTGAGATCGTCGATGGCCGCACAGGGCAACCGTTGGCAGCCAGTACAGACTTGGCGCATCCCTATTATTGGGCACCGTTTATTTTAATCGGGAATGGGCTGTAGCTGTTTGACATCAACGCACTAGCAGGTCAAAACCAACCGAGTGTGCCACTCCGCCATCACCCGTATTCGGATTGACCCATTGTCGTTCAGGCGATCGCCCTCTGAATCACGACATCGGGAAAGGCCTGGTGAATAGCCTCTCGTTCCTCGGGTGTTGTCGCCGATTCCCACATTTGTTTGATGTCTTGCAGGCTGGCATCATCCCAGGAGGCCTGTGCTAACCCTGCTGTTTGGGATGATCCATCCCCCTGATTAAGATCTCTATCTGAGACGGGTGGATCACCGACGCCCCGCTGGTGCAGGATGGTCTTGATCTGGTTGAGATGGTCGGTATCGACAAAATATCGACGAATGGCACGACCGTTGACCCGTCCCCGCTGAGATCGCCGCTGGATGCCACACCAGTCTAGGAGCAGAAACACGGCTTGGCGATCGGATACTTGGTCAATCCTGGAAAAATTGAACGCCAGTTTCACATCCCGGCTGTGATGTTTCAGGAACTGTGCGATGGGCTGAATCAAGGCTTCCGTCAACTCATGAAGGTCGCCATGCCAAATCTGGAAGACGAATGCCAAGGCACCACTTTTCTCAAAGATGAACCGCTGAAGTTGGGTGAGGTCCCAATCTTGGGGCGTG
The DNA window shown above is from Candidatus Obscuribacterales bacterium and carries:
- a CDS encoding CHAT domain-containing protein, with amino-acid sequence ANLGQYQEAIALYEQRLVIAREIGDRRGEGAALGNLGNAYRNVGQYQEAIALYEQQLVITREIGDRQGEGSALGNLGVAYNSLGQPEQALEQQQQALIVAQDIGDRSSEGLWLSNMGALLADQDQPELAIVFYKQSVNVRESIRDDIQGLSQEQQQSFTETIASSYRRLADLLLAQNRILEAQEVLDLLKLQELQDYELQDVRGTADTRLGLDLWDAEQAILDRFFTQLSIDPQFDFNTFITSPDIVANVQQLQQNARGQNLNPAQLVRLQDNLQQAGNAALLYPLILDDRLELVLVTPDGLINETVPVDRLTLNAAIVGFRQDITDRFSDPRANAQQLYEWLMQPIVDDLDAAGVDTILYAADGALRYIPIAALHDGNQWLTERFTINHITAASLTDFTQQSANDLNILAGAFPEQDVYVDLGTEQVWFSGLPFAQEEVQNLVSLVPQTTAFFDQDFNRSAIETRLNDNYTIIHLATHAEFRSGHPTDSFILLGDGDRLTVADLNRWQLPDVDLVVLSACKTAVSSELGDGAEILGFGYQMQQTGADAAIASLWYVSDGGTQALMDAFYTVLANGLSESEALRRSQQALITSDESVLAGDRGNPATIEIVDGRTGQPLAASTDLAHPYYWAPFILIGNGL